One window of the Streptomyces asoensis genome contains the following:
- a CDS encoding restriction endonuclease, whose amino-acid sequence MWGLGAFAGVSGLWQAAEQWPVLTGITLTVVAAGLGLKPGRLALQRWTDRSVLAAGPVRYSLAHLDALDPRAFELAVCSLLRRDGLTAEHVGRAGDKGADVLVVDRSRRRVVVQCKRLRPDRRVGDQDVQRVNGTYRHDHGAQFAVIVTTGGFTAAARASGPRYGIRLVDRDALERWANLGEPLYRILRVPDEDARRRRWVPRSWRRDTH is encoded by the coding sequence GTGTGGGGCCTGGGCGCCTTCGCCGGGGTCAGTGGTCTGTGGCAGGCGGCCGAGCAGTGGCCGGTGTTGACGGGCATCACGCTGACCGTGGTGGCAGCGGGACTGGGTCTGAAGCCGGGGCGGCTGGCCCTACAGAGATGGACCGACCGCTCGGTGCTCGCCGCGGGGCCCGTGCGGTATTCGCTGGCGCATCTCGACGCCCTTGACCCCCGGGCGTTCGAGCTGGCGGTCTGCTCCCTGCTGCGCCGGGACGGACTGACCGCGGAGCACGTGGGCAGAGCGGGGGACAAGGGCGCCGACGTACTCGTCGTCGACCGCTCGCGACGGCGGGTCGTCGTGCAGTGCAAGCGGCTGCGACCGGACCGAAGGGTCGGGGACCAGGACGTGCAGCGGGTCAACGGCACGTACCGCCACGACCACGGTGCCCAGTTCGCGGTGATCGTCACCACCGGAGGCTTTACGGCGGCCGCGAGGGCCAGTGGCCCACGCTACGGGATCCGCCTGGTGGACCGGGACGCGCTGGAGCGGTGGGCGAACCTGGGCGAACCGCTGTACAGAATTCTTCGGGTTCCGGACGAGGACGCACGACGCAGGCGCTGGGTGCCCAGATCGTGGCGGCGAGACACACACTAG
- a CDS encoding caspase, EACC1-associated type, whose product MSRKHALLVGTAVYEDVNFPALSSVRADVHYLSQVLEMPAVGRYEKCVRVEDSSKAAIKQAVEKFLRDREPDELVVLYISGHGAYDREDGQLYYVTTDTEADRLQQTALEASYVTDQLEKCAARRKVLLLDCCFSGSAVQGFRSKGASHAATSPVVEASGVHVITASQHWEQAFTTDADQPSQFTRAIVEGLHSGQADLDGDGHVSANDLFRYISRDLRKAPDGRRQTPTQSSLQVTGDIYLADASTGRQIPALKPLPAGLTAVTDGTGEVTPARVKATRAVHDDSAFTDTDWAGLLTYYQHCLEAENSTDELLPLVGSDPPRVVWPAGEEVLLSGTEATVQAPERVVDLAERAHQDGADLWYGYPVAVLYDGKRQVCAPLAMRQIEVERGPQGHSVVTPTGPIVLHPKLVLDRLGKDEGKELLAAYQPNWRPGFREDMVRDLRSLLHELGLPDTEHLDPGSLGDGSSLYAAHEGARNVAVVFAARSDSAATAQLMKDYKTLQKNVRQFAETALGAFTGCADSEADESAEQEVQVVAPLELNEGQEAVIRAAMVRRLTVATGPPGTGKSQLIVNAVATARAAGQTVLVASTNNKAVDEVWERCEDLAPGLLVRTGNQAAVEEELRTLERLTRSVRPHQSSQTHRGELRNHLREQEALRRQLAQVAGRERELADLGRLRFSYAEQRHGDPQALATALGDDVSLGRWLRRARMAVRLGIFGGWLRSRCLRGLAPLSVQAAGRPEFAGLVSFAEAEAAWRQKSTEADAVADDRQLLAARRETDRGVRDTAAALLQALVAEQATTARAAIHDRIEAVKSRSPRQWSSLERIMPQVSGWAVTARSPRRFRDRAALFDLVIVDEASQCSTPDVLPLLFRARRALVIGDPMQLQHITTLQPRQEAEAHRGAGLRASWLDEHRLEHRRYSSFHAAAQAAGKTLLLDEHFRCHPDIVGISNRHCYGGRLTVLTEPRSLRRLDGVDAVQWLDVVGTARRGGNGSWVNQEEAERVHLSVERLLKRLPEGSTVGVVTPFRAQKDLIAERWKHESRVRVGTVHTFQGGQQDVILLSLVAGARMRPSAVNWLCREVNLWNVAITRARSHLIVFGDRDFWSARAGMPHALLDAAEAKASLSSPGPESGQQHELVGDRLQLLLTDEISGVLLDRNVTTDGYACDFDVRRGTGEAQVQLDHGAPADVEVARHLRLALSHAALLPNGVRLPAWHVWAGRTERVTGRLSGR is encoded by the coding sequence ATGAGCCGCAAACATGCCTTACTCGTGGGCACCGCCGTCTATGAGGACGTGAACTTCCCCGCCCTGTCCTCCGTGCGCGCAGACGTTCACTACTTGAGCCAGGTCCTGGAGATGCCGGCGGTCGGCAGGTACGAGAAGTGTGTACGGGTCGAGGACTCGTCGAAGGCGGCGATCAAGCAGGCCGTCGAAAAGTTCCTCAGGGACCGCGAGCCGGACGAACTGGTCGTGCTCTATATCAGTGGTCATGGAGCCTACGACCGTGAAGACGGTCAGCTCTACTACGTCACCACGGACACCGAGGCCGACCGGCTCCAGCAGACCGCGCTCGAAGCCTCCTACGTGACCGACCAGTTGGAGAAGTGCGCCGCTCGGCGCAAAGTCCTGCTGCTCGACTGCTGTTTCAGCGGCAGCGCGGTGCAGGGCTTTCGCAGCAAGGGAGCCTCACACGCGGCCACCTCACCTGTGGTCGAGGCCAGCGGCGTGCACGTCATCACCGCGTCGCAGCACTGGGAACAGGCCTTCACCACCGATGCGGACCAGCCCTCACAGTTCACCAGAGCGATCGTCGAAGGTCTGCACTCGGGACAAGCGGACCTGGACGGTGACGGGCACGTCTCGGCGAACGACCTGTTCCGGTACATCAGCCGTGACCTGCGAAAAGCACCTGACGGACGCCGACAGACGCCGACCCAGTCCAGTCTTCAGGTGACCGGCGACATCTATCTCGCCGATGCCTCCACCGGCCGTCAGATCCCCGCTCTCAAGCCGCTGCCCGCCGGGCTCACCGCGGTCACCGACGGCACCGGAGAGGTGACACCGGCACGGGTCAAGGCCACCCGGGCAGTACATGACGATTCCGCTTTCACCGACACCGACTGGGCGGGGCTGCTGACGTACTACCAGCACTGTCTGGAAGCGGAGAACTCCACCGACGAACTGCTGCCGCTGGTGGGCAGCGATCCGCCGCGCGTGGTCTGGCCGGCAGGGGAGGAAGTCCTGCTCTCCGGCACGGAGGCCACGGTCCAAGCGCCGGAACGCGTCGTGGACCTTGCCGAGCGCGCCCACCAGGACGGCGCCGACCTCTGGTACGGGTACCCCGTTGCCGTCCTCTATGACGGCAAGCGGCAGGTGTGCGCACCACTTGCCATGCGTCAGATCGAAGTCGAACGCGGCCCGCAGGGCCACAGTGTGGTGACACCCACAGGGCCGATCGTCCTGCATCCCAAGCTCGTCCTAGATCGGTTGGGCAAAGACGAAGGCAAGGAACTGCTCGCCGCCTACCAGCCCAACTGGCGGCCGGGCTTCCGGGAGGACATGGTCCGCGACCTGCGCAGTCTGCTGCACGAGCTGGGGCTGCCCGACACGGAGCACCTCGATCCCGGATCACTCGGCGACGGCAGCTCGCTGTATGCCGCGCACGAAGGCGCCCGCAATGTGGCGGTCGTCTTCGCCGCACGGTCGGACTCGGCGGCGACCGCACAGCTGATGAAGGACTACAAGACGCTTCAGAAGAATGTCCGGCAATTCGCCGAAACCGCGCTCGGGGCGTTCACCGGGTGTGCGGACTCAGAAGCGGACGAGAGCGCCGAGCAGGAGGTGCAGGTCGTCGCTCCATTGGAACTGAACGAAGGACAGGAGGCGGTCATCCGGGCTGCCATGGTCCGTAGGCTCACCGTCGCCACCGGACCGCCCGGCACCGGGAAGAGCCAGCTCATCGTCAACGCGGTCGCCACCGCCAGAGCGGCCGGCCAGACCGTGCTCGTCGCATCGACCAACAACAAGGCGGTGGACGAGGTCTGGGAGCGCTGCGAAGACCTGGCGCCGGGCCTGCTCGTACGCACGGGCAACCAGGCCGCAGTCGAGGAAGAGCTGCGGACGCTGGAGCGGCTGACGCGTAGCGTCCGGCCCCACCAGTCTTCCCAGACACACCGAGGCGAGCTGCGGAACCATCTCCGGGAGCAGGAGGCACTGCGTCGTCAACTCGCGCAGGTCGCCGGGAGAGAGCGGGAACTGGCAGACCTCGGCCGACTGCGCTTCTCCTACGCCGAACAACGTCACGGTGACCCGCAGGCGCTCGCTACGGCCCTGGGCGACGATGTGTCTCTCGGCCGGTGGCTGCGCCGGGCTCGCATGGCGGTGCGCCTCGGGATCTTCGGCGGGTGGCTGCGAAGCCGGTGCCTACGAGGTCTCGCCCCGCTGTCCGTACAGGCCGCAGGGCGTCCGGAGTTCGCCGGCCTGGTGTCCTTCGCGGAGGCCGAGGCCGCCTGGCGGCAGAAAAGCACCGAAGCCGACGCGGTAGCGGACGACCGCCAGCTCCTGGCGGCGCGTCGGGAGACCGATCGAGGGGTCCGGGACACGGCGGCAGCTCTGCTGCAAGCTCTGGTGGCGGAGCAGGCGACGACCGCGCGTGCTGCCATCCACGATCGCATCGAAGCCGTGAAGTCACGATCACCGCGGCAGTGGTCGTCCTTGGAGCGGATCATGCCGCAGGTGTCGGGCTGGGCCGTCACCGCAAGGTCCCCCCGGCGCTTCCGGGACCGGGCCGCCCTCTTCGACCTGGTCATCGTCGACGAGGCGAGCCAGTGCTCCACGCCGGATGTGCTGCCCCTGCTCTTTCGCGCACGGCGGGCTCTGGTGATCGGTGACCCCATGCAGTTGCAGCACATCACCACACTTCAGCCCCGGCAGGAGGCCGAGGCACACCGTGGGGCGGGGCTGCGGGCGAGCTGGCTGGATGAGCACCGGCTTGAACACCGCCGCTACTCTTCGTTCCATGCGGCTGCCCAAGCAGCAGGAAAGACCCTGCTGCTGGACGAGCACTTCCGTTGTCACCCGGACATCGTCGGCATCTCCAACCGCCATTGCTACGGCGGCCGGCTGACCGTCCTCACCGAACCCCGGTCGTTACGACGCCTCGACGGAGTCGACGCGGTTCAGTGGCTCGATGTGGTGGGAACAGCGCGCAGAGGCGGCAACGGGTCGTGGGTGAACCAGGAGGAGGCGGAGCGCGTCCACCTTTCGGTGGAGCGACTGCTGAAGCGGCTGCCTGAGGGCTCGACGGTAGGGGTCGTCACCCCCTTCCGCGCTCAGAAAGACCTGATCGCCGAGCGCTGGAAGCACGAGTCGCGCGTACGGGTCGGTACGGTGCACACCTTCCAGGGAGGACAGCAGGACGTGATCCTGTTGTCACTCGTCGCGGGCGCGCGAATGCGCCCCAGCGCGGTCAACTGGCTCTGCCGCGAGGTCAATCTATGGAACGTGGCCATCACCCGCGCTCGTTCGCATCTCATCGTGTTCGGCGACCGTGACTTCTGGTCGGCCCGTGCGGGGATGCCGCATGCGCTGTTGGACGCCGCCGAGGCCAAGGCCTCGCTGTCTTCGCCCGGCCCGGAATCCGGACAGCAGCACGAGCTTGTCGGTGACCGGCTTCAACTCCTGCTGACGGACGAGATCTCCGGAGTCCTGCTCGACCGGAACGTCACGACCGACGGCTATGCCTGCGACTTCGACGTCCGCCGGGGTACGGGTGAGGCCCAGGTTCAGTTGGACCACGGGGCGCCCGCCGATGTGGAGGTCGCTCGCCATCTGAGGCTCGCCCTCAGCCACGCAGCCCTCCTGCCGAACGGCGTGCGACTGCCTGCCTGGCACGTGTGGGCCGGTCGGACGGAACGCGTGACGGGGCGGCTCAGCGGCCGATGA
- a CDS encoding vWA domain-containing protein: MPYTAEISRSNPTSIIFLVDQSTSMSDPIGGEVPQQKADVVADAINRLLTELSVKCAKEEGVRDYFHVAVVGYGATVGSAFAGSLAGRDIVPLSEVADNPARVDERSKKVPDGAGGLVETVVNFPLWMDPVAHGGTPMNRALQYAESLVAGWTERYPAGFPPIVINLTDGESTDGDPTAAAEAITSHATADGAALLFNLHVSAAGGTPTAFPDSADGLPDSYARTLFSMSSPLPSHMRSYAASQGQRVSETTRGFVYNADITTVVQFLDIGTRATELR, encoded by the coding sequence GTGCCGTATACGGCAGAGATCAGCCGCAGCAATCCGACGAGCATCATTTTCCTCGTCGACCAGTCGACCTCCATGAGCGATCCCATCGGCGGTGAAGTTCCTCAGCAGAAGGCTGATGTTGTTGCCGACGCCATCAACCGGCTCCTCACCGAACTCTCGGTCAAGTGCGCGAAGGAAGAGGGCGTACGCGACTACTTCCACGTCGCGGTCGTCGGATACGGCGCCACCGTCGGCTCGGCGTTCGCCGGCTCGCTCGCCGGACGGGACATCGTTCCCCTCAGCGAGGTGGCGGACAATCCGGCCCGCGTCGACGAGCGAAGCAAGAAGGTGCCCGACGGCGCCGGTGGTCTGGTCGAGACCGTGGTCAACTTCCCGCTGTGGATGGACCCGGTTGCCCACGGCGGAACCCCGATGAACCGCGCTCTTCAGTACGCCGAGAGTCTCGTCGCCGGCTGGACCGAGCGCTACCCGGCCGGTTTCCCGCCCATCGTCATCAACTTGACGGACGGGGAGTCGACCGATGGCGACCCGACCGCGGCCGCCGAGGCCATCACCTCGCACGCCACGGCCGACGGTGCGGCGCTGCTGTTCAACCTGCACGTCTCCGCGGCCGGTGGAACACCCACCGCCTTCCCCGACAGCGCGGACGGTCTCCCCGACAGCTACGCCCGCACACTCTTCTCCATGTCCAGCCCTCTGCCGAGTCATATGCGTTCGTACGCCGCATCGCAGGGCCAGCGGGTCAGCGAGACCACCCGCGGCTTCGTCTACAACGCCGACATCACCACGGTCGTGCAGTTCCTCGACATCGGCACCCGCGCCACCGAGCTGCGGTGA
- a CDS encoding DUF6262 family protein, translating into MSYTSVSVSQHGEGPPRRGLPRFLAIRTSDLPNARKDVLEQMIKTRVPITMAAVARTADVSRTFLYEHADARTLSDEAMSQAVGRRVQDRQAAQDELEASWRERALNTEAALKTAHAEILAQREQIAELLGQVRDLRSEWSQEDITRIITENGNLKRRVRELTAESKSLTGKLSAARDNVRFADKRIADLEAQLVSASTSPPTAGGGR; encoded by the coding sequence GTGTCCTACACGTCTGTCAGCGTGTCCCAACACGGCGAGGGACCCCCGCGACGTGGCCTGCCGCGCTTCCTCGCCATCCGCACCAGTGACCTGCCCAACGCCCGCAAGGACGTCCTGGAGCAGATGATCAAAACCCGGGTGCCCATCACGATGGCCGCAGTCGCGCGGACCGCGGACGTCTCGCGCACGTTCCTCTACGAGCACGCCGACGCCCGCACTCTGAGCGATGAGGCGATGAGCCAGGCCGTCGGCAGGCGTGTCCAGGACCGCCAGGCCGCGCAGGACGAACTCGAAGCGTCCTGGCGCGAACGGGCCCTGAACACCGAGGCCGCCCTGAAGACCGCCCACGCCGAGATCCTCGCCCAGCGCGAGCAGATCGCTGAGCTTCTCGGCCAGGTCCGGGACCTGCGGAGCGAATGGTCGCAGGAAGACATCACCCGGATCATCACCGAGAACGGGAACCTGAAGAGGCGGGTCCGCGAGCTCACGGCGGAGAGCAAGTCCCTCACCGGGAAGCTGTCCGCCGCCCGAGACAACGTCCGCTTCGCCGACAAACGAATCGCCGACCTCGAAGCACAGCTCGTGTCGGCGTCGACTTCACCACCGACGGCGGGAGGCGGGCGCTAA
- a CDS encoding effector-associated constant component EACC1 — protein sequence MSDEIESARIQVFGADPRHAELEARELREVLRGLDGAQVSFAPPEAPRATEGAKGAELLTPEVVLVLSTGTLALARTAIKAWVEVRKSRKVRVVHADGTVTEFQGGVSGREVKALRDGQNGTGDKPGAGPGGER from the coding sequence ATGTCCGACGAGATCGAGTCCGCGCGGATCCAGGTGTTCGGCGCCGACCCGCGGCATGCGGAGCTCGAAGCGAGAGAGCTCCGTGAGGTTCTGCGAGGTCTGGACGGCGCCCAGGTGAGCTTCGCCCCGCCTGAAGCGCCGCGCGCCACGGAGGGCGCGAAAGGGGCGGAGCTGCTGACCCCGGAGGTCGTGCTCGTCCTCTCCACAGGCACCCTCGCGCTGGCGAGGACAGCCATCAAGGCGTGGGTCGAGGTGCGTAAGAGCCGCAAGGTGCGCGTTGTGCATGCCGACGGGACGGTCACGGAGTTCCAGGGCGGAGTGTCCGGGCGTGAGGTGAAGGCACTGCGGGACGGCCAGAACGGCACGGGCGACAAGCCGGGCGCCGGCCCGGGAGGCGAACGATGA
- a CDS encoding putative T7SS-secreted protein, giving the protein MGIGDFISDITPDSVEDAVEDGVEWVGNRVEDAGDWTADRLEDVGWESGADWVREQSRSVANRLGAEVDEMDLGQTEDKTKLIYGSPSEITSTATKLRAFQSAFDNAGDGLKGLDSSRLKGETADALRTAVSTQPPKWYTAADACTKAVGALEAFAGTVTWAQGQAQTAIDKWKEGVKASEDAADAHRKKVDDYNGAVDRYNAQPADKRDPASLPPKPAATFDDPGKKLMQEAQDVLAEARKQRNSAAETARTAVRAARDMAPQKPSYAEQLGDGMQELQLMGDHVGGGVIKGTAGLLNFVRSVNPLDPYNITHPAEYATSLNSLAAGLVVAANDPVGTGKQMVGDFMKDPAEGFGRLLPDVALTVATGGGGAAVKGVRIAEEAADAARLRRLLDDAPDGTHSRPDGERPAEGTDPVDLATGRMFLPQTDLEIPGILPLVFTRRTESGTATGRFLGPAWSSTVDERLEIDAVGALHVTAEGLLVPYPHPVPGLPTRPETGRARTLLARDTDGGYTVTAPDSGLTFHFTAPSGGEPGGDGVAWLSGITERNGHAVDVDRGEDGLPLALVHSAGHRVNLSVADGLVTGLSLAGGGEGGADLPLLNYGYQDRDLTTVTKPSGAVTTFVYDDRRRVIAWTDSNGSRYDYVYDDRDRVVAEGGEAGHVQITLSYTEPDAGTGHRTTVLTTADGRVTRHLYGAGCRRLALTDPLGHTTRFGYDTRGNLVTRTDPLGLTTAFSYDEEDRVVSAVRPDGSELRTVRGPFGLPVEVVGPDGARMVHAYDERGNRTAVTDQAGATTRYTYDHTGRLTAITDPLGSTTHVACDAAGLPVEVTDPAGALTRTERDALGRPVRVTDPAGGVTRLEWDADGQLARRTGPDGATESWTYDGEGNLLTRTDPSGGVSRFEYTHFDLPVARTRPDGARYEFEHDAALRLTRVTNPQGLAWTYAYDAADNVVSETDFDGRTLTYRMDAAGRLAARVDALGGTISFERDRLGQVVAKDVDGRVTTYAYDRAGRLLEAAGPNGELRYQYDRRGLTKAELVDGRAILYAYDALGRRTRRTTPTGHVTSYSYGADGLPHQLTSGGLRIDFTHDAAGRELARVFGDAITMTSAWDEAGRLSTQQITAGGRDVNSRAYSYRADGQLTSVVDRLSGSRTFDLDRVGRVTAVHAQGWTERYAYDDAGNQTSASWPSGHPGREATGSRAYTGTTLTRAGDVRFEYDALGRVVLRQKTRLSRKPDTWRCTWDTENRLTCVTTPDGTRWRYRYDPLGRRTAKQRLAADGESVVEEVRFTWDGLTLCEQTSHRPDAPNTVALTWDHRDVVPLAQTERILTADDRQEEIDRRFFAIATDLVGTPTELIDETGDIAWRTRSTLWGTTAWSRDSSAYTPLRFPGQYYDPETGLHHNCFRHYDPETGRYTSPDPLGLAPAPNPLAYVDNPHSGCDPLGLMPKYTREERAQKRIDKIVDGIVDRANNAEFKKRFDYHGDTRHAFSDERVIEILKNPDAVYHSTGQAGTFTFRQGDDIVVIDGPGTTQGQAITAYGPSGIKGGSGAEALGGKPTDPGAPVTDEAIVTGRIPAKDGGFQPPAVRIR; this is encoded by the coding sequence GTGGGCATCGGCGACTTCATCAGTGACATCACGCCCGACTCGGTCGAGGACGCGGTCGAGGACGGCGTCGAGTGGGTGGGCAACCGGGTCGAGGACGCGGGCGACTGGACCGCCGACCGGTTGGAGGACGTCGGCTGGGAGTCCGGCGCGGACTGGGTGCGTGAACAGTCCCGTTCGGTCGCCAACCGGTTGGGCGCCGAGGTCGACGAGATGGACCTCGGGCAGACCGAGGACAAGACCAAGCTGATCTACGGCAGCCCGAGCGAGATCACCTCCACCGCCACGAAGCTCCGCGCCTTCCAGTCGGCCTTCGACAACGCCGGCGACGGTCTCAAGGGCCTCGACTCGTCCCGGCTCAAGGGTGAGACGGCCGACGCGCTGCGCACCGCCGTGAGCACCCAGCCGCCCAAGTGGTACACCGCCGCCGACGCCTGCACGAAGGCGGTCGGCGCGCTGGAGGCGTTCGCCGGCACCGTCACCTGGGCGCAGGGACAGGCGCAGACGGCGATCGACAAGTGGAAGGAGGGTGTCAAGGCCTCCGAGGACGCCGCCGACGCCCACCGCAAGAAGGTCGACGACTACAACGGCGCCGTCGATCGCTACAACGCCCAGCCCGCGGACAAGCGCGACCCGGCCTCGCTGCCGCCGAAGCCCGCGGCGACGTTCGACGACCCCGGCAAGAAGCTGATGCAGGAGGCCCAGGACGTTCTGGCCGAGGCTCGCAAGCAGCGCAACTCGGCGGCGGAGACCGCGCGCACGGCGGTCCGCGCCGCCCGCGACATGGCCCCGCAGAAGCCGTCCTACGCCGAGCAGTTGGGCGACGGGATGCAGGAGCTCCAGCTCATGGGCGACCACGTCGGCGGCGGCGTCATCAAGGGCACGGCGGGGCTGCTGAACTTCGTGCGCAGCGTCAACCCCCTGGACCCGTACAACATCACGCACCCGGCCGAGTACGCCACGTCCCTCAACAGCCTGGCCGCCGGCCTTGTGGTGGCCGCCAACGACCCGGTCGGCACCGGCAAGCAGATGGTCGGCGACTTCATGAAGGACCCGGCCGAGGGCTTCGGCCGGCTGCTGCCCGACGTCGCGCTGACCGTGGCCACCGGGGGCGGCGGCGCCGCGGTGAAGGGCGTGCGCATCGCCGAGGAGGCGGCCGACGCCGCGCGGCTGCGCCGCCTGCTCGACGACGCCCCGGACGGGACCCACAGCCGACCGGACGGGGAGCGCCCCGCCGAGGGCACGGACCCGGTGGACCTCGCCACCGGCCGGATGTTCCTGCCCCAGACCGACCTGGAGATCCCGGGCATCCTGCCGCTGGTCTTCACCCGTCGCACCGAGTCCGGCACCGCCACCGGCCGCTTCCTGGGGCCCGCCTGGTCGTCCACCGTCGACGAACGTCTGGAGATCGACGCCGTCGGTGCCCTCCATGTCACCGCCGAGGGGCTTCTGGTGCCGTACCCGCACCCGGTCCCCGGCTTGCCCACCCGCCCGGAGACGGGCCGGGCCCGCACGCTGCTGGCCCGCGACACCGACGGCGGCTACACGGTCACCGCGCCCGACAGCGGCCTGACCTTCCACTTCACCGCCCCGTCCGGCGGCGAACCGGGGGGCGACGGCGTCGCCTGGCTGTCGGGCATCACCGAACGCAACGGCCACGCCGTCGACGTCGACCGGGGCGAGGACGGACTGCCGCTGGCCCTGGTCCACTCGGCGGGTCACCGGGTGAACCTGTCCGTCGCCGACGGCCTGGTCACCGGCCTGTCCCTGGCCGGCGGGGGCGAGGGCGGGGCGGATCTGCCCCTGCTGAACTACGGCTACCAGGACCGCGACCTCACCACGGTCACCAAGCCGTCGGGCGCCGTCACCACCTTCGTCTACGACGACCGCCGCCGCGTCATCGCCTGGACCGACTCCAACGGAAGCCGCTACGACTACGTCTACGACGACCGCGACCGCGTCGTGGCGGAGGGCGGCGAGGCCGGCCACGTCCAGATCACCCTGTCCTATACGGAACCGGATGCCGGGACCGGTCACCGCACGACGGTCCTGACCACCGCCGACGGGCGGGTCACCCGTCACCTGTACGGCGCCGGCTGTCGTCGGCTCGCTCTCACCGACCCGCTCGGCCACACCACCCGGTTCGGCTACGACACGCGCGGCAACCTCGTGACGCGCACCGACCCGCTGGGCCTCACCACCGCCTTCTCCTACGACGAGGAGGACCGGGTCGTCTCCGCAGTCCGCCCTGACGGCAGCGAACTGCGCACCGTGCGCGGTCCGTTCGGCCTGCCGGTGGAGGTCGTCGGCCCGGACGGCGCACGCATGGTCCACGCGTACGACGAACGCGGCAACCGCACGGCGGTCACCGACCAGGCCGGCGCCACCACCCGCTACACGTACGACCACACCGGCCGGCTCACCGCGATCACGGACCCTCTCGGATCCACCACACACGTGGCGTGCGACGCGGCGGGGCTGCCCGTGGAGGTGACCGACCCGGCCGGCGCCCTGACCCGCACGGAGCGGGACGCCCTCGGCAGACCTGTCCGCGTCACCGATCCGGCGGGCGGCGTCACCCGCCTGGAGTGGGACGCCGACGGGCAACTCGCCCGGCGCACCGGTCCCGACGGCGCCACCGAGTCGTGGACCTACGACGGCGAGGGCAACCTGCTCACCCGTACCGACCCGTCCGGTGGCGTCTCCCGCTTCGAGTACACCCACTTCGACCTGCCGGTCGCCCGCACCCGACCCGACGGCGCGCGCTACGAGTTCGAGCACGACGCCGCGCTGCGCCTCACCCGCGTCACGAACCCACAGGGGCTGGCCTGGACCTACGCGTACGACGCCGCCGACAACGTCGTCTCCGAGACCGACTTCGACGGCCGCACCCTCACCTACCGGATGGACGCCGCGGGCCGGCTGGCCGCCCGTGTCGACGCGCTCGGCGGGACCATCTCGTTCGAGCGCGACCGACTCGGCCAGGTGGTCGCCAAGGACGTCGACGGCCGGGTGACGACGTACGCCTACGACCGGGCCGGGCGCCTGCTGGAGGCAGCCGGACCGAACGGCGAACTCCGCTACCAGTACGACCGTCGCGGACTCACCAAGGCGGAACTGGTCGACGGCCGCGCCATCCTGTACGCCTACGACGCCCTGGGCCGCCGCACGCGCCGCACCACGCCCACCGGTCACGTCACCTCCTACTCCTACGGCGCCGATGGACTGCCCCACCAGCTGACCAGCGGCGGTCTCCGGATCGACTTCACGCACGACGCCGCCGGCCGGGAGCTCGCCCGCGTCTTCGGCGACGCGATCACCATGACCTCCGCCTGGGACGAGGCCGGACGGCTGTCCACGCAGCAGATCACCGCCGGGGGCCGCGACGTCAACAGCCGCGCCTACTCCTACCGCGCCGATGGTCAACTGACCTCCGTGGTGGACCGGCTGTCGGGCTCCCGCACCTTCGATCTCGACCGCGTGGGCCGAGTCACCGCCGTCCACGCCCAGGGATGGACGGAGCGGTACGCCTACGACGACGCCGGCAACCAGACCTCGGCGTCCTGGCCCTCCGGCCACCCCGGCCGCGAGGCCACCGGATCGCGCGCCTACACCGGCACCACCCTCACCCGCGCCGGAGACGTCCGCTTCGAGTACGACGCCCTCGGCCGGGTCGTCCTGCGGCAGAAGACCCGCCTCTCCCGCAAGCCGGACACCTGGCGCTGCACGTGGGACACGGAGAACCGCCTCACCTGCGTGACCACCCCCGACGGAACCCGGTGGAGGTACCGCTACGACCCGCTCGGCCGCCGCACCGCGAAACAGCGCCTGGCGGCCGACGGCGAGAGCGTGGTGGAGGAGGTCCGCTTCACCTGGGACGGCCTCACCCTGTGCGAACAGACGAGCCACCGGCCGGACGCCCCGAACACGGTCGCCCTCACCTGGGACCACCGTGACGTCGTCCCCCTGGCCCAGACCGAGCGCATCCTCACGGCCGACGACCGCCAGGAGGAGATCGACCGCCGGTTCTTCGCCATCGCCACGGACCTCGTCGGCACACCGACCGAACTCATCGACGAGACGGGCGACATCGCCTGGCGCACCCGGAGCACGCTCTGGGGCACCACGGCCTGGTCCCGTGACAGCAGTGCCTACACACCTCTCCGCTTTCCCGGCCAGTACTACGACCCCGAGACCGGCCTCCACCACAACTGCTTCCGCCACTACGACCCCGAGACCGGCCGCTACACCTCGCCGGACCCTCTCGGCCTGGCTCCCGCCCCGAATCCCCTCGCGTACGTGGACAACCCGCACAGCGGGTGCGACCCGCTGGGCCTCATGCCCAAGTACACGAGGGAGGAGCGGGCCCAGAAGCGGATCGACAAGATCGTGGACGGCATCGTCGACAGGGCGAACAACGCGGAGTTCAAGAAGCGTTTCGACTACCACGGGGACACCCGACACGCCTTCAGCGACGAACGGGTCATCGAGATCCTGAAGAACCCGGACGCCGTGTACCACTCGACGGGCCAGGCCGGGACATTCACCTTCAGACAGGGCGACGACATCGTCGTGATCGACGGTCCCGGCACCACCCAGGGCCAGGCCATCACGGCGTACGGACCGTCGGGCATCAAGGGCGGCTCCGGAGCCGAGGCGCTCGGCGGCAAACCCACGGACCCGGGTGCGCCGGTGACTGACGAGGCCATCGTGACAGGCAGGATCCCCGCCAAGGACGGCGGCTTCCAGCCTCCGGCAGTACGGATCAGATGA